A window from Pokkaliibacter sp. MBI-7 encodes these proteins:
- a CDS encoding thermostable hemolysin, with product MAVPSTLHIDECHLGDCGYPVLQDFIARRYRDEHRATVRHFLPVLFGLHIDGQLQAAVGIHGAGQQPLFLEQYLDHPIEQSLSAALQQPVRREEVVEVGNLATRVPGGGRWLILLITRQLHHLGWRYVVFTGTPQLYNGFRRLGLSPLCLADADPARLGHARHDWGSYYDNRPQVMAGSIGLGYDSLSQSPLLSRQLLDLPWPQRCTGVALPMEG from the coding sequence ATGGCGGTCCCTTCTACCCTGCATATTGATGAATGCCATCTGGGCGACTGCGGCTACCCCGTGCTGCAGGACTTCATTGCCCGTCGCTACCGCGATGAACACCGGGCGACCGTACGCCACTTCCTGCCGGTACTGTTTGGCCTGCATATCGATGGCCAGCTGCAGGCGGCAGTCGGTATCCACGGTGCAGGGCAGCAGCCACTGTTTCTTGAGCAGTATCTGGATCACCCCATCGAGCAGTCCCTCTCGGCGGCCCTGCAGCAGCCGGTGCGGCGCGAAGAGGTGGTGGAAGTGGGCAATCTCGCCACGCGGGTACCCGGCGGTGGTCGCTGGCTGATCCTGCTGATTACCCGTCAGCTGCACCATCTGGGCTGGCGTTATGTGGTGTTCACCGGTACTCCGCAGCTGTACAACGGCTTTCGCCGTCTGGGCCTGTCACCCCTGTGTCTGGCAGACGCCGATCCCGCCCGTCTGGGCCATGCGCGCCATGACTGGGGCAGCTATTACGACAACCGTCCGCAGGTCATGGCAGGCTCCATCGGCCTCGGTTACGACAGCCTCAGTCAGTCGCCGCTGTTATCGCGCCAGCTGCTGGATCTGCCCTGGCCACAGCGCTGCACAGGCGTCGCCCTGCCGATGGAAGGCTGA
- the argG gene encoding argininosuccinate synthase: MTTILKSLPVGQRVGIAFSGGLDTSAALHWMRLKGAVPYAYTADLGQPDESDYEAIPRKAKQYGAEDARLIDCRAQLVAEGIAAIQCGAFHISTGGATYFNTTPLGRAVTGTMLVTAMKEDGVNIWGDGSTYKGNDIERFYRYGLIANPNLKIYKPWLDDAFIDELGGRAEMSEFMSKAGFDYKMSAEKAYSTDSNMLGATHEAKDLEYLNSGIKIVNPIMGVKFWDENVKVEPEVVTVRFEEGRPVALNGMTFQNDVEMMLEANRIGGRHGLGMSDQIENRIIEAKSRGIYEAPGMALLHIAYERLVTGIHNEDTIEQYRINGLRLGRLLYQGRWFDSQALMLRETAQRWVASVITGEVTLELRRGNDYSLLNTESPNLTYEAERLTMEKGESAFSPNDRIGQLTMRNLDIADTRAKLGAYAKTGLLSASVTNALPQLEEK, encoded by the coding sequence ATGACTACCATCCTCAAAAGTCTTCCTGTTGGCCAACGTGTTGGCATCGCCTTCTCCGGCGGTCTCGACACCAGTGCAGCACTGCACTGGATGCGCCTGAAGGGCGCGGTACCCTACGCTTACACTGCCGATCTGGGTCAGCCTGACGAATCTGACTACGAAGCCATTCCCCGTAAGGCCAAACAGTACGGTGCTGAGGATGCCCGTCTGATCGACTGCCGCGCGCAGCTGGTAGCCGAAGGTATCGCTGCTATCCAGTGTGGCGCTTTCCACATCTCCACCGGTGGTGCAACCTACTTCAACACCACGCCGCTGGGCCGCGCGGTGACCGGCACCATGCTGGTGACCGCGATGAAGGAAGATGGCGTCAACATCTGGGGTGACGGCAGTACCTACAAAGGCAACGACATCGAGCGTTTCTACCGCTACGGCCTGATCGCCAACCCCAACCTGAAAATCTACAAACCCTGGCTGGATGATGCGTTCATCGACGAGCTGGGTGGCCGCGCCGAAATGTCCGAGTTCATGAGCAAGGCCGGTTTCGACTACAAGATGTCAGCCGAGAAAGCCTATTCCACCGACTCCAACATGCTGGGCGCCACCCACGAAGCCAAAGATCTGGAATACCTGAATTCCGGCATCAAGATCGTTAACCCCATCATGGGCGTGAAATTCTGGGACGAGAACGTCAAGGTCGAGCCTGAAGTCGTGACCGTGCGCTTTGAAGAAGGCCGTCCGGTGGCTCTGAATGGCATGACTTTCCAGAACGACGTGGAAATGATGCTGGAAGCCAACCGTATCGGCGGTCGTCATGGTCTGGGCATGAGCGATCAGATCGAAAACCGCATCATCGAGGCCAAGAGCCGTGGTATCTACGAAGCGCCGGGGATGGCTCTGCTGCACATCGCCTACGAGCGTCTGGTCACCGGTATCCACAATGAAGACACCATCGAACAGTACCGCATCAATGGTCTGCGTCTGGGCCGTCTGCTGTATCAGGGCCGCTGGTTCGATTCGCAGGCACTGATGCTGCGTGAAACCGCTCAGCGCTGGGTTGCCAGCGTGATCACTGGTGAGGTGACGCTGGAACTGCGTCGTGGTAACGACTACTCCCTGCTCAACACCGAGTCACCCAACCTGACTTACGAAGCTGAGCGTCTGACCATGGAGAAAGGCGAGTCTGCCTTCTCGCCCAACGATCGTATCGGTCAGCTGACCATGCGTAACCTGGACATCGCCGACACCCGTGCCAAGCTGGGCGCCTATGCCAAGACCGGCCTGCTGTCTGCTTCTGTGACCAATGCGCTGCCACAGCTGGAAGAGAAGTAG
- a CDS encoding ThiF family adenylyltransferase, with translation MLAFFMFDLKLKVKNSVDVYVSDHSESELYDIQFYKINTREKIKIRSTLDVVKLISNLDGEISLLEAAKSMGEFSHEELLELVGYLVKNGILTHQEYEIYEGSRYDRQIAYFDDLLTDRSGLEAQKLLSKKKVLILGAGAVASSIASLLIRAGIQYLMIVDDRKIRKSDIARHIYVNGENIGQYKAASLAEYLSKINSAAVVKHVTERIYPNTSLEGIISDDIDIVINTADEPYIGHLTIKIGRYLWEKDIALYVSGGFDAHLMSTGELIAKGFTPCCDCCAGTFKQALSNWKPQYRKSDESSEKNKKNNNIKNSGSLAQSLYCAGVGAMNIIDYLLGGVRRNSKLNFRGEYLINNGTHTWFEMAKQKGCKYCG, from the coding sequence TTGCTAGCCTTTTTTATGTTTGATCTAAAGTTAAAAGTTAAAAATAGTGTCGATGTTTACGTATCGGATCATAGCGAATCAGAGTTGTATGATATTCAATTTTATAAAATAAATACTCGAGAGAAAATTAAGATAAGATCTACATTAGATGTCGTAAAACTGATTTCCAATTTAGATGGTGAGATAAGCTTGCTGGAAGCTGCTAAATCTATGGGAGAATTTTCTCATGAGGAGTTATTAGAATTAGTAGGCTATTTAGTCAAAAATGGAATCTTGACTCATCAAGAATATGAAATCTATGAGGGCTCTAGATACGATAGGCAAATTGCATATTTCGATGATCTTTTAACAGATAGAAGCGGCTTAGAGGCACAGAAATTATTATCAAAAAAGAAAGTTTTAATTCTTGGTGCTGGAGCTGTTGCTAGCTCTATTGCGAGTTTGCTTATAAGGGCAGGGATACAATACTTAATGATTGTGGATGATAGAAAAATAAGGAAGAGTGATATCGCTAGGCATATATATGTTAATGGGGAGAATATAGGTCAATATAAAGCTGCAAGCCTTGCTGAGTATTTGAGTAAAATAAATTCTGCTGCTGTAGTTAAGCATGTTACTGAGAGAATATATCCGAATACTAGTTTGGAAGGAATTATTTCAGATGATATAGATATTGTTATTAATACTGCTGATGAACCATATATTGGTCATCTGACTATAAAAATAGGTCGTTATCTATGGGAGAAAGATATTGCATTATATGTATCTGGTGGCTTCGATGCTCATTTAATGAGTACTGGTGAGTTGATTGCTAAAGGGTTCACTCCTTGTTGTGATTGTTGCGCGGGTACATTTAAACAGGCTCTAAGTAATTGGAAACCTCAATATAGAAAGAGTGATGAATCCTCCGAAAAAAACAAAAAAAATAATAATATTAAAAACTCGGGTTCGCTCGCACAAAGTCTATATTGCGCTGGAGTAGGTGCTATGAACATAATTGATTACTTGCTTGGAGGGGTCCGAAGGAATAGTAAACTAAACTTTAGGGGAGAATATCTGATTAATAATGGGACCCATACTTGGTTTGAGATGGCAAAGCAAAAAGGTTGTAAGTATTGTGGTTAG
- a CDS encoding cytochrome b/b6 domain-containing protein, whose product MQQRWVWDPFIRLFHWSLVTGIVLNSFVLEEGEQAHRWVGYTLATLIALRVVWGFIGSHHARFKHFVPTPAEFRAYMAELRQGRHPHYEGHNPAGGAMIIVLLTTVALIALTGWMQETDQFWGVEWVQNTHAVLANGLLALIAVHVCAVLWASRKTGENLIKAMITGKKSGSREGALD is encoded by the coding sequence ATGCAGCAGCGCTGGGTCTGGGACCCCTTTATCCGCCTGTTCCACTGGAGCCTGGTGACTGGCATCGTGCTGAACAGCTTTGTGCTGGAAGAGGGTGAGCAGGCCCATCGCTGGGTCGGTTATACCCTTGCCACGCTGATCGCACTGCGTGTGGTGTGGGGCTTTATCGGCAGTCATCACGCCCGTTTCAAACATTTTGTCCCCACGCCTGCCGAGTTTCGTGCCTATATGGCGGAGCTGCGGCAGGGGCGGCATCCACATTATGAAGGGCATAACCCGGCAGGCGGTGCGATGATCATCGTGCTGCTGACCACGGTGGCGCTGATCGCGCTGACCGGCTGGATGCAGGAGACCGATCAGTTCTGGGGTGTGGAGTGGGTGCAGAACACCCATGCAGTCCTCGCCAACGGTTTGCTGGCGCTGATCGCCGTGCATGTCTGTGCGGTGCTTTGGGCCAGCCGTAAGACCGGTGAGAACCTGATCAAGGCGATGATTACCGGGAAAAAGTCCGGCTCCAGAGAAGGGGCACTGGATTAA
- a CDS encoding PepSY domain-containing protein, with protein sequence MQLIKRVAAVAALSVLAGVAMADPQCTKAPQDKWMDQAVAKQKIEDMGYKIKTFKVTKTHCYEIYGHDAAGKKVEIYFNPENLDKVKEED encoded by the coding sequence ATGCAACTGATCAAACGTGTAGCTGCCGTCGCGGCATTGTCTGTACTGGCTGGTGTGGCCATGGCTGATCCTCAGTGCACCAAGGCACCGCAGGACAAGTGGATGGACCAGGCGGTCGCCAAGCAGAAGATCGAGGACATGGGTTACAAAATCAAAACCTTCAAAGTGACCAAGACCCACTGCTATGAGATCTATGGCCACGATGCGGCGGGTAAGAAGGTAGAGATTTACTTCAATCCGGAAAACCTCGACAAAGTCAAAGAGGAAGACTGA